CCCGAGTCCGAGCTGCTCGCCTACTTCCTGGACGAGCCCTACCGCCCCGCGCACCAGCTGCTGCGCGAGCACTGGATGGGCCAGAACCTCGCCCCCAGCGGGGACTTCGAGAGCCAGTGGGAGACGGCCGTCTCCGTGGGCGTGGTGCCCAACAGCACCGCCACCCCGGTGAGCGTCACGGCCAACCCCCAGGGCGTCTCCTCGCTCATCAGCGCCTACGCCGCGCCCCAGGCGGGCACCCAGGCCAACCAGGTCGAGCTGAACTTCGTCACGGACTACAAGGTCTACGACGGCCGCTTCGGCAACCTCACCTGGCTGCAGGAGCTGCCGGACCCCGTCACCCGCCTGGTGTGGGACAACCCGGCGCTCATCAGCCCCAAGACGGCCGCCGACAACAACCTGGTGACCGGTGACGTGGTGGAGCTGGCCTCGCGCGGCCGCACGCTGGAAGTGCCCGTGTGGATCCTCCCCGGCCACGCCGACGGCTCGGTGACGCTGCCCCTGGGCTACGGCCGCACGGGCATGCACGAGACGGTGGCGCAGAACGTGGGCTTCAATGCCAACGCGCTGCGCAGCATCGAGGCGCCCTGGTTCGACGCGGGCGCCACGCTCACCAAGACCCGGAAGACCTACCGGCTCATCTCCACCCAGCAGCACTGGAGCATGGCCAAGCGCCCGGTGGCGCTCGACTTCACCGCGGAGGAGTACCGCGCGAAGTCCAGCCACGACGTGAAGGCGGCCCTGGCGCGCACCCGCGGCAACCTGGACGACCCGAAGAGCGAGTTCAACAACCTCAACGCCTTCGAGTACAACGACTACAAGTGGGGCATGGCCATCGACCTGGCGCGCTGCACCGGGTGCTCCGCGTGCGTGGTGGCCTGCCAGGCCGAGAACAACGTGCCCGTGGTGGGCAAGGAGCAGGTGGGCCGCAGCCGCGAGATGCACTGGCTGCGCGTGGACCGTTACTTCAGCGGCACCGGCATCCACACGGAGGGCTACGCCAACAAGGCCGACCCGGATGCCGACCCGCAGATGATCCACCAGCCGGTCACCTGCGTGCACTGCGAGAAGGCGCCCTGCGAGTACGTCTGCCCGGTGAACGCCACCGTCCACTCGGACGAGGGCCTCAACGACATGGTGTACAACCGCTGCATCGGCACGCGGTACTGCGCCAACAACTGCCCGTACAAGGTCCGCCGGTTCAACTACCTGCACTACACCCAGGGCAAGACGCCCACGCAGAAGATGCTGATGAACCCGGACGTCACGGTGCGCAACCGCGGCGTCATGGAGAAGTGCACCTACTGCGTCCAGCGCATCGAGCGCGTGCGCATCACCGCGCGCGTGGAGAAGCGGCCCATCGCCGACGGCGAGCTGCAGACCGCCTGCCAGCAGACGTGCCCCACCCAGGCCATCACCTTCGGCTCGCTGCACGACCCGAACTCCCGCGTCAGCCAGCTCCACAAGGATGACCGCAGCTACAAGCTGCTGTACGAGCTCGGCACCCTGCCGCGCACGGTGCACCTCGTGCGGCTGCGCAACCCGAATCCCGCCCTGGCCCAAGCTCCCAAGGCCCACGAAGGAGAGCACTGATCATGGCCGAGACCGCCGCTCATTCCGCGCTCGACCCCCTCGAGCCGCGGGAACTCGTCCCGCCGCACCACGACGACCGGAGCCTGAACGAGACCCTGCTCGACTATGTCTGGCAAAAGCCGGGCAAGGGTTGGTTCATGCTGTTCGGCATCTCCCTGTGCCTGCTGAGCTTGCTCGTCATCGGCCTCACCTACACGGTGGCCAAGGGCATCGGCACGTGGGGTAACAACCAGCCGGTCAGCTGGGCGCTCGAAATCGTCAACTTCGTGTGGTGGGTGGGTATCGGCCACGCCGGGACGCTCATCTCCGCCATCCTCCTGCTCTTCCAGCAGAAGTGGCGCACGAGCATCAACCGCTTCGCCGAGGCGATGACGCTGTTCGCGGTCATGTGCGCGGGTCTCTTCCCGCTGTTCCACACCGGCCGCCCGTGGTTCGCCTTCTGGCTGTTCCCCTACCCCAGCACCCTGGGCGCGTGGCCGCAGTTCCGCTCCCCGCTGCTCTGGGACGTGTTCGCCATCTCCACCTACCTCACGGTGTCCGCGCTGTTCTGGTACGTGGGCCTCATCCCGGACCTGGCGGCGCTGCGCGACTCGTCGAAGACGAAGCTCCAGCGCATCCTCTACGGCATCTTCAGCCTCGGCTGGCGCGGCTCCGGGCGGCACTGGCACAACTACAAGATCGCCTACCTGCTGCTGGCCGGTATCTCCACGCCGCTCGTCGTCTCGGTGCACACCATCGTGTCCTTCGACTTCGCGGTGTCGCTGCTGCCCGGCTGGCACGCCACCATCTTCCCGCCCTACTTCGTGGCTGGCGCCGTGTTCTCCGGCTTCGCCATGGTGATCACGCTCATCGTCCCGGCGCGCAAGTACATGGGCCTGCGGGACGTGATTACCGACCGGCACCTGGAGAACATGAACAAGGTCATCCTCGCGACGGGCCTGCTCGTGTCCTACGGGTACATGATGGAGCACTTCATCGCCTGGTACTCGCAGAGCCAGTTCGAGATCTGGACCTTCTACGTGAACCGCGCGCGGGGCCCCTACTGGCCCGTGTACTGGCTGATGATCGCCTGCAACGTCATCACCCCGAACATCTTCTGGTTCAAGAAGTGCCGCACGAGCATCCCCATCATGTGGGTGGCCTCCATCCTGGTGAACATCGGCATGTGGTGCGAGCGCTTCATCATCATCGTCACCTCGCTGCACCAGGACTTCCTGCCCTCCTCGTGGGACATGTACGCGCCCACCTGGGTGGACTGGTCCATCTACATCGGCACGCTGGGCCTGTTCGGCACGCTGTTCCTGCTGTTCCTCAAGTTCATCCCCGCGGTGGCCATCAGCGAGGTGAAGGAGATGCAGCTGGAGCTCAAGCACGCGGCTCACGCCGCCCACGCAGGCCACGCCAACGACACGGGCGCGGCGGGCACCCTTACCCACGGAGCGCACTAGAGCCATGGAAGCCAAGGTCCTCGACAGCTGGGTGCTGGGCGAATTCGAGACGCCCGAAGCCCTGGTCGCCGCCACCAATGAAATGCGCCTGAAGGGTTTTCAGGGCATGGACACGTACTCCCCGTACCCGCTGCACGGCGGGTCCGAGGCGCTCGGCCTGCCCCCCTCCAAGGTGCCCGCCATCGCCCTGGGCGGCACGCTCACCGGCTGCATCACCGCGCTGACGATGCAGACGTTCATGAACTCGGTGGACTACCCGCTCAACGTGGGTGGCCGCCCCATCCTGAGCCTGCCCTCGTGGGTGCCCGTCACCTTCGAGCTGTCGGTGCTCTTCACCGCCTT
Above is a window of Stigmatella erecta DNA encoding:
- a CDS encoding DUF3341 domain-containing protein; the protein is MEAKVLDSWVLGEFETPEALVAATNEMRLKGFQGMDTYSPYPLHGGSEALGLPPSKVPAIALGGTLTGCITALTMQTFMNSVDYPLNVGGRPILSLPSWVPVTFELSVLFTAFGIFFGLMALSRLPQLYHPVFEHEAFRSASTHGFWLSIPKRAGVNTDDVMKQLQGLGATQVTVVTGEKE
- the nrfD gene encoding NrfD/PsrC family molybdoenzyme membrane anchor subunit encodes the protein MAETAAHSALDPLEPRELVPPHHDDRSLNETLLDYVWQKPGKGWFMLFGISLCLLSLLVIGLTYTVAKGIGTWGNNQPVSWALEIVNFVWWVGIGHAGTLISAILLLFQQKWRTSINRFAEAMTLFAVMCAGLFPLFHTGRPWFAFWLFPYPSTLGAWPQFRSPLLWDVFAISTYLTVSALFWYVGLIPDLAALRDSSKTKLQRILYGIFSLGWRGSGRHWHNYKIAYLLLAGISTPLVVSVHTIVSFDFAVSLLPGWHATIFPPYFVAGAVFSGFAMVITLIVPARKYMGLRDVITDRHLENMNKVILATGLLVSYGYMMEHFIAWYSQSQFEIWTFYVNRARGPYWPVYWLMIACNVITPNIFWFKKCRTSIPIMWVASILVNIGMWCERFIIIVTSLHQDFLPSSWDMYAPTWVDWSIYIGTLGLFGTLFLLFLKFIPAVAISEVKEMQLELKHAAHAAHAGHANDTGAAGTLTHGAH